The following are encoded together in the Thermomonas brevis genome:
- a CDS encoding acyl-CoA-binding protein: MSDLKALFEQASKDVHSLAERPDNDTLLRLYALYKQGSEGDVSGPKPGFFDFVGTAKYEAWAKLKGTAQDQAMQKYVDLVKKLTA, encoded by the coding sequence ATGTCCGACCTGAAAGCCCTGTTCGAGCAAGCCTCCAAGGACGTGCATTCGCTGGCGGAGCGGCCGGACAACGACACCCTGCTGCGCCTGTACGCGCTGTACAAGCAGGGGTCGGAAGGCGACGTCAGCGGCCCCAAGCCCGGCTTCTTCGACTTCGTCGGCACCGCCAAGTACGAGGCCTGGGCGAAGCTCAAGGGCACGGCGCAGGACCAGGCGATGCAGAAGTATGTCGACTTGGTGAAGAAGCTCACCGCCTGA
- a CDS encoding TetR/AcrR family transcriptional regulator: MARQTRQRILDASLSMFNAQGEPNVTTNHIADELEISPGNLYYHFRNKDDIIEQLFAGYEARMDAALTAPEGRLPGLEDVWLQLHLVFECIWDHRFLYRDLVDILSRNRRLRLRFARILKRADEQAHTVMRGLVQAGVMRASAAELDAAATNILVIATFWLNYASARGDKDEQASIRDGIVQVMMLIAPFLRDAERVHLNTLTSAYLD, from the coding sequence ATGGCAAGGCAGACCCGCCAGCGCATCCTCGATGCGTCGCTTTCGATGTTCAACGCGCAGGGCGAGCCGAACGTCACCACCAACCACATCGCCGACGAGCTGGAGATCAGCCCGGGCAACCTGTACTACCACTTCCGCAACAAGGACGACATCATCGAGCAGCTGTTCGCCGGCTACGAGGCGCGGATGGACGCCGCGCTGACCGCGCCGGAAGGCCGCCTGCCGGGGCTGGAGGACGTCTGGCTGCAGCTGCACCTGGTGTTCGAGTGCATCTGGGACCATCGCTTCCTGTACCGCGACCTGGTCGACATCCTCAGCCGCAACCGCCGCCTGCGCCTGCGCTTCGCGCGCATCCTCAAGCGCGCCGACGAGCAGGCGCACACGGTGATGCGCGGGCTGGTGCAGGCGGGGGTGATGCGCGCCTCGGCGGCCGAACTCGACGCCGCCGCCACCAACATCCTGGTCATCGCCACGTTCTGGCTGAACTACGCGTCGGCGCGCGGCGACAAGGACGAACAGGCATCGATCCGCGACGGCATAGTGCAGGTGATGATGCTGATCGCGCCGTTCCTGCGCGACGCCGAGCGCGTCCACCTCAACACGCTGACCAGCGCCTATCTCGATTGA
- a CDS encoding restriction endonuclease yields MTPLLIALPVFALSGLGLTLWLRHKQASASQPAAQAAERSAAQLSKLRWRDFAKLVLQAMHKRGYRPSSEDGLPADGIPTDGSDIVLERNGERTLLSCKYGSASVVGAQALLGLAKSATLRGTQRVIVVTPGRFDEEAARIAQQQDIELIDGQSLWPEVRPYIPNAEASGAAPAATAPAPKALALAWGGAAVIGALAWTVAQGMQAPAEDDMPHAPMAAATPARAPQPAQAAEPKAAAPTAPCPPIPRNWTSAGRKRRTRFPPCSA; encoded by the coding sequence ATGACTCCCCTCCTGATCGCCCTGCCCGTTTTCGCCCTGTCCGGTCTGGGGTTGACGCTCTGGCTGCGCCACAAGCAGGCCTCGGCTTCGCAACCCGCGGCGCAGGCCGCCGAGCGCAGCGCCGCCCAGCTCAGCAAGCTGCGCTGGCGCGACTTCGCCAAGCTGGTGCTGCAGGCGATGCACAAGCGCGGCTACAGGCCTTCGAGCGAGGACGGGCTGCCGGCCGACGGCATCCCCACCGACGGCAGCGACATCGTGCTGGAGCGCAACGGCGAGCGCACTCTCCTGTCCTGCAAGTACGGCAGCGCGTCCGTGGTCGGCGCGCAGGCGCTGCTGGGGCTGGCAAAATCGGCGACCCTGCGCGGCACCCAGCGCGTCATCGTGGTCACCCCGGGCCGCTTCGACGAGGAAGCCGCCCGCATCGCCCAGCAGCAGGACATCGAACTGATCGACGGACAAAGCCTGTGGCCGGAAGTCCGTCCGTACATTCCCAATGCCGAGGCGTCCGGCGCCGCGCCGGCCGCCACCGCACCCGCACCGAAAGCGCTTGCGCTCGCCTGGGGCGGCGCCGCGGTGATCGGCGCGCTGGCCTGGACGGTCGCGCAGGGCATGCAGGCGCCTGCCGAGGACGACATGCCGCACGCCCCGATGGCGGCCGCGACGCCCGCGCGCGCGCCGCAGCCCGCGCAGGCCGCCGAACCGAAGGCCGCCGCGCCGACCGCCCCGTGCCCACCGATCCCAAGGAACTGGACAAGCGCAGGCAGGAAGCGGCGAACGCGATTTCCACCCTGTTCGGCGTGA
- a CDS encoding phasin family protein, protein MAKLKKTAGKTASKTTGKTAGKARKSAGKPGAARIGNKSITESAQQIWLAGMGAFNRAQAEGSKLFETLVRDGLSLEQTARKFAGNRASVVRDAVEGHVGQARERAADTWDKLEKVFEERVQRALVKLGVPGRDDLGALTERVERLTEALRKANGGAAKPARKAAKPAAKAKPAAKPVKAARKAPAKRAAKPAKPAAKPEAAASADA, encoded by the coding sequence ATGGCCAAGCTCAAGAAGACCGCCGGCAAGACCGCCTCCAAGACCACGGGCAAGACCGCCGGCAAGGCGCGCAAGAGCGCGGGCAAGCCGGGCGCCGCGCGCATCGGCAACAAGTCGATCACCGAATCGGCGCAGCAGATCTGGCTGGCCGGCATGGGCGCGTTCAACCGCGCACAGGCCGAAGGCAGCAAGCTGTTCGAAACCCTGGTCCGCGACGGCCTGTCGCTGGAGCAGACCGCACGCAAGTTCGCCGGCAACCGCGCCAGCGTGGTGCGCGACGCGGTCGAAGGCCACGTCGGCCAGGCCCGCGAGCGCGCCGCCGACACCTGGGACAAGCTGGAGAAGGTGTTCGAGGAGCGCGTGCAGCGCGCGCTGGTCAAGCTGGGCGTGCCCGGCCGCGACGACCTCGGCGCGCTGACCGAACGCGTCGAGCGGCTAACCGAGGCGCTGCGCAAGGCCAACGGCGGCGCCGCGAAGCCGGCGCGCAAGGCGGCCAAGCCCGCCGCGAAGGCCAAGCCGGCCGCCAAGCCGGTCAAGGCCGCCCGCAAGGCGCCGGCCAAGCGCGCCGCCAAGCCGGCGAAGCCGGCCGCCAAGCCCGAGGCCGCGGCGTCCGCCGACGCCTGA
- a CDS encoding patatin-like phospholipase family protein translates to MLSLHTAQTPHPGHRPPRIGLAIAGGGPVGAMYELGALRALDEACDGLDLTRLDCYVGVSSGAFFAAGLANRMDTAELCRIFISGDSEDVRFRPETFLRPALGEYLRRAASLPRLAKRLAHDVWSGRTDSRWSDLLNRVGSLVPTGLFDNDEVERFLREVFTRRGRSNDFRKLDRPLYVIGVDLDSGEAVRFGDKGWDDVPISRAVQASAALPGLYPPVELADKRGRTRHFVDGALRRTMHASVVLDRDVDLMLGINPLVPFNPGTDANEKAQAHRFSDRRIAQGGLPGVLSQTLRTMLQSRMQVGLARYPQQYPHIDQVVFEPNAADRELFYTNVFSFSARRRISQLAYRNTLDDLRKRRAVLEPVLARHGITLREEVIADRPRSILAHLPPATRSTDATAQLTRALDDIEHSLQRRRMV, encoded by the coding sequence ATGCTGTCCCTGCATACCGCCCAGACGCCGCATCCAGGCCATCGCCCGCCCCGCATCGGGCTGGCGATCGCGGGCGGCGGGCCGGTCGGCGCGATGTACGAACTCGGCGCGCTGCGCGCGCTGGACGAAGCCTGCGACGGGCTCGACCTGACCCGGCTGGACTGCTACGTCGGGGTCAGCTCCGGCGCGTTCTTCGCCGCCGGCCTCGCCAACCGGATGGACACCGCCGAGCTGTGCCGGATCTTCATCAGCGGCGACAGCGAGGACGTGCGCTTCCGCCCGGAAACCTTCCTGCGCCCGGCGCTGGGCGAATACCTGCGGCGCGCGGCGTCGCTGCCGCGGCTGGCGAAGCGGCTGGCCCACGACGTGTGGTCGGGGCGCACCGATTCGCGCTGGTCGGATCTGCTCAACCGGGTCGGCAGCCTGGTGCCCACCGGCCTGTTCGACAACGACGAGGTCGAGCGCTTCCTGCGCGAGGTGTTCACCCGCCGCGGCCGCAGCAACGACTTCCGCAAGCTCGACCGCCCGCTGTACGTGATCGGCGTCGACCTGGACAGCGGCGAGGCGGTGCGCTTCGGCGACAAGGGCTGGGACGACGTGCCGATCTCGCGCGCGGTGCAGGCCAGCGCCGCCCTGCCCGGCCTGTACCCGCCGGTGGAGCTGGCCGACAAGCGCGGCCGCACCCGCCACTTCGTCGACGGCGCCCTGCGCCGCACCATGCACGCCTCGGTGGTGCTGGACCGCGACGTCGACCTGATGCTCGGCATCAATCCGCTGGTGCCGTTCAATCCCGGCACCGACGCCAACGAGAAGGCGCAGGCGCATCGCTTCAGCGACCGCCGCATCGCCCAGGGCGGCCTGCCCGGCGTGCTCTCGCAGACCCTGCGCACCATGCTGCAGTCGCGCATGCAGGTGGGGCTGGCGCGCTATCCGCAGCAGTATCCGCACATCGACCAGGTGGTGTTCGAACCCAACGCCGCCGACCGCGAGCTGTTCTACACCAACGTCTTCAGCTTCTCCGCGCGCCGCCGCATCTCGCAGCTCGCCTACCGCAACACGCTGGACGACCTGCGCAAGCGCCGCGCCGTGCTGGAGCCGGTGCTGGCGCGGCACGGCATCACCTTGCGCGAAGAAGTGATCGCGGACCGCCCGCGTTCGATCCTCGCCCACCTGCCGCCAGCGACGCGCAGCACCGACGCCACCGCGCAACTGACCCGCGCGCTGGACGACATCGAACATTCGCTGCAACGCCGCCGCATGGTGTGA
- a CDS encoding FFLEELY motif protein, which translates to MRPARPDLHARLARRLALHQRLFDPKREPRNRLPWLKPLQAWQARRLERSFEAFLHDPARRPAANFFLTDVYGAHDFSRRDADIARVIPMMQRLLPASLLDTIADGIELAALSHAFDLRMAQALERLAPDRQALDVALYARAYREVGHPRLRARQIALIDEVGNGLAEALRLPGIGSLLRLSRLPARAAGLGALQSFLERGCAAFGELGDAGDFLADIRRSETAAMRRLFAGEADPFRLD; encoded by the coding sequence ATGCGACCCGCCCGGCCCGACCTGCACGCGCGCCTTGCCCGCCGCCTGGCCTTGCACCAGCGGCTGTTCGACCCGAAGCGCGAGCCGCGCAACCGGCTGCCGTGGCTGAAGCCGCTGCAGGCCTGGCAGGCGCGGCGGCTGGAGCGCAGCTTCGAGGCGTTCCTGCACGACCCCGCACGGCGCCCGGCGGCGAACTTCTTTCTGACCGACGTGTACGGCGCGCACGATTTCAGCCGGCGCGACGCCGACATCGCGCGGGTGATCCCGATGATGCAGCGGCTGCTGCCGGCGTCGCTGCTGGACACGATCGCCGACGGCATCGAACTGGCCGCGCTGAGCCACGCCTTCGACCTGCGCATGGCGCAGGCGCTGGAGCGGCTGGCACCGGACCGGCAGGCGCTGGACGTCGCGCTGTACGCGCGGGCCTATCGCGAGGTCGGCCATCCGCGCCTGCGCGCGCGCCAGATCGCGCTGATCGACGAGGTGGGGAACGGGCTGGCGGAGGCGCTGCGCTTGCCCGGCATCGGTTCGCTGCTCCGGCTGTCGCGGCTGCCGGCGCGCGCGGCCGGGCTGGGCGCGCTGCAGTCGTTCCTCGAACGCGGCTGCGCGGCGTTCGGGGAGCTGGGCGACGCCGGCGATTTCCTGGCCGACATCCGCCGCAGCGAAACCGCGGCGATGCGGCGCCTGTTCGCCGGCGAGGCCGATCCGTTCCGGCTCGATTGA